agtcttagttgaccacaagctgaacataaatcaacagtgtgatgcaggagCTAAAAAAAACCAATATGATGCTAGCCTGCATCAAGAGGAGCGTACTGTCTAGatcgaggaaagtaatagtaccactctattctgctttggtcagagctcacctggaatactgtgtctatttctgggcaccacaattcaagaaatatattgacaagctggaatgtgtccagaggaggataaccaaaattgtgaaagtctggaaaccatgctctatgaggagtaATTTATGGagctgggtttttatttttttagcctggagaagagaaaattgagaAGTGACATGGTAACTATGTTTAAATACCTGATAAGATGTAATATCAAAGAAGGAGCAAgcctgtcttctgctgctccagagattaggccatggagcagtggattcaaactacaggaaaaaagattccacctaaatattaggaataacttcttgatggtaagagctgttcaacagtggaataggttGCTTCCAAGTGTGGTAGGTTCTCCtatttgggaggtttttaaacagaggctggatgaccatcagttgggagtgctttgactgtatattcctgcatggaacgGTTGAACTTGGGGTCTTTTCTAATTGGTCCTTGGAACAGGAACAGTGAATCCCCTTTTTGATATGAAGGAAAATATGTAGAAGGGTGGACTAGCTGTGAAGGCAGTTCTGTATGAATTACATTTGTTAGATTATGGCAACTCTGGTCAGCACTGATCTCAACAGACTATCAGTCTCAGTCAGTATGAAGCAGGTTGTTTCTTTAAATACTACCAGGTGTTGGAACTGCATATAGTTTCTGACATGTTGCACTATGATTTTCCTCAAATATGTCTTGTCTAATTTGTCAGTTTAATTGTGTTCAGTTTATGGGCAAAATGAGATTTGATTGTCTGACACTTACAGTATATCTGTATGAACAGCTAGAAACAAGGGGGCCAAAAACAATACTAGCTACTATCAGATATGTTTCTTCATACACAAAAGCAGTAAGAACTAATGCCAGTCCCAGTTAATTTCAGAAATTAGATTTCTGCAATCTACCAAGGAAATGCTTGCCATTTTTTCCACATTGTTAGATGTGATCTGCAGTTGCATGTAACCACTGCTATACTTAGGTGTGCAGTTTTCTAGTACTGTGCACACTACTAGAAAACTGCACACCTAAGTACCGCAGTGGTTACATGCAACTGCAGTTCACATCTAACAATGTGGAAAAATGGCAAGCATTTCCTTGGTAGATTGCAGTCTTTATGaacagaataattttttaaatgttttattgcacagatctaaattttatttatttatttatttcatttatatcctgtctttgtCCAATAGTAGGACTCAAGGGAGCtaagaacatatttaaaaacagtaccgattaaaactctctctctctctctcttttcaagtcacctgtcaagttatagcaaccccatgaatttcataggcaaggagtATTCATATTAAAACTATATAAAGTCACCAATAAAGGTATAAATATAAGAGTTATTTAATAAGCAATCAAAataagcaattaaacaatttataattttaaaattcattaaaaatccATATACAAAGCTTAAAAACTCCACCACATAACATCAAAACTgataggaaagagagaagggtcctcccctctctctcttgcttgaTTCTTCAAGATACATTGATATCTGAGTAAACTCACAAATCATtgtcttttactttttaaatattcagCTATGAAGAGTTTATCTACACTTACAGAATCTTCAGGAAACACAATGGACATTTTATGATCCAGGTAAGAAAAAGTATTTCCCTATATTGTAATTTATTCCATCACCTTAACCCAACAATGCacacaaaatatatattccaGCCAAATTCACTGACCATTTTGCACCATCTTTTtcatttaactgttttttaaaaaactgaaatgtaTTTGAGCAAAGGTATTTTTGGCTATCCATTCTTCCTAAATCCTGGTGGGAAACCATCTGTGATGGTCTGGATCCTGAATGAAATGGAACTGCGAAGGGTTAGAGTTTCCagatattaagaaaataaaaactaattaTGAGGCTGTGCTGATTTCCTGAAATCAGTCTGTTTTCTTCAGTCAGCATTCTTTTGAGTCAGGAAGAATTCCTATTCacacatttcagaattaaaagtaattttaactACAAGATCCTTATTCTGCAGACTTCAGAAGGTGCTCAAAAACAGGACTTCAGAACGCTGAAGGACTTAATAGCCACCTTTGAAAAACCAAATCAAGGGCTGGTCATCAATCTGCGCTACCCTGTAAATAGATCTACATCAAGCCAACAACCTCAGAATGTCTATGCAGATGGTGAAGATTATATCAACTTTGGTAagaggtataaaaataaataagcatggAATACTATGTTGTACAATGCTCATGCCATATACAAAGGCATACAAAAGTTCAAAGAAACTGATTTtcctaaaataaaaattaacaaaaaccaGGTAGTATGATGACTCTTGTGAGAGGTAACAGAACTATAGAACAAAGGCTTAACTGTAAATAAAATGGCCttccagtacacacacacacacacacacacacacacacacacacacggtgaacTAATGATACCATGATTGATAATTTGAGAGATTTACTAGCACTGGGAATATTCAAATTCATATCCTCTGACATTAAGATCACACAACTTGAttttgactgcatctgcactgcagaaataatgaagttttacattactttaactgctatggccaaATGTtaaagaattctggaatttttaaGTTGTTGTAGTatgagagctttctgacagagaaggcaagatatctcacaaaacaacaaatcccagaattctatatcattgagctacagcagttaaagcgctgtcaaactgcattatttctgcaatgtagatgcagccttaatcttCTAAGCTCAATGTACTTTGCAGGATTGTTGCAAGTGAAAAACTGGGAGAGAATGGCAGGGATAGAATTCTAGTTTTTCAGAGGAATGTGGGATCAAAACTTTTACAATAAAGAAATTAAACCATTAGAAATCATATATAAAGATGTGTATGCACAATACACACACtggaagtttggggggggggggggacataggTCTAAAAAGGCTTTTTGAAAAAGCATAAAAACCTTCATGGGGTTACAAAACTACTGCTGCACTTCTTACATTATTAAAAACCTTTTGCATTAATAGAAATTTCCAGCCAATTATTCAGGCAGGATACTGGCCTAaacccaattgtttgtctcaACTAAGGTAACACTTTCAATCAATGGAAATTACTAAGTGTCGACCTATAGAATTCCCATTCAGTGGGTCTACCTTAGCTGGACTACCTATAATTGGATATAGAccagttttaaattaattatttttaagacATATTATCAGACAGCACGGTGCTTTGAGCTCTAGACTGCAGAAACCTTTTGAGGTACCTAATTTTAAAACTGGTAAATTTTGTTACAATTCCAGTTTGGTGCAAATCCTACAAATATCAAGCAATGGTGATACACGTAGCTAGtgttggaagggaaaaaaactacTTAAATTTGAGTCTTATTTGAACATGCAGAGGTGCCTTCCACTCACACTCTTTAGGCTTATATCTACTGTTAAAACGAatactttaatattttataaaaatctGCTTGTACTACTACTATTATCACTCATCATAAGGATTCAAAGGCACTCTTTCTCTGATCAAAAATTGTTAAATTAGATGGATTTGCAAGCAACTCCTCAGTTTATATCTTATGAAACAGCCCTAAGGTATAGGAGCAAAAAGAGAGTTCAGTCCTCTTGGTATTGTTTCACTGGTCAGCATAGGGAATGGGGACTGAAAGCAGATAAAGATGCCAGACTGTGCAGGATCAAACCTGATGACAGGTAATAGCTCAGATGTTAAGctagtttggattttaaaaaatgacactaAATGTGAGAATCTGCCAATGAAAGGGCTGCACACAGGACCCTAACTTATGACTAGGGCCAGCCTGACATTTCGTCGTCCTGGACCTAGACATAACAGAAAATTATTCCCTTCCATACTCAAGAGTTAGAAAAAATATGGCTTATCTTTTTTCACTTCACAGAAGCTGAAGGCAGTGATTATGTGGATGTATTGCCTGACTCCTGACTGAAAGACCTGCTTCATCTCAGTTTGCTCCATTTCAGAATGGAAATTCATCTTCAGTGGGTTACAACAGTACTGACTAGAACTTGTTCATTTGTTTGGACTTTgtcttccccttctctctgacATGCCTTAAAAGATAATATGTCTTGTACCTCTGTATAATAgtactaaaaataaaatcttttcaaCATTATTCACTCTGTACTCATGAGACTGGAGTCTAGACTTAGTCATACTTAGTGAGAATCACGAGGCCCTCCAGATATAGTTGGACTACAtcccccagcattcctcaccatcaattatgttggctagggctgctgggacttactGTCAAACATCCAGAGGGCCTCATGattcttattgttgttataaaGACTGATACAGTAATGATACACACACATCACAGCATCTGTTTCATAGTACAGTAGTACTTTAAATGTACATTTGCCTTTCCTTGATCCTGGAATACAGATCCCATGGATACATTTGGTATTTGCatctttccaatttttttaactgcttgaaatatttttctaatttgtttttcctTGCATGTATACTATCTTAGTTTCATTATTCATGTTCTTTTTATCTTATTccctacaaaaattaaaaaaaacaacacctgtaTACTTAGGAAGAGATTGTCAAAATGTATTTGGCTGTGCTGTATATGTTTTGTACATCATTGTTCTTACTGTGTTAAACTTGGTAACAGCAAATCATCATCCGTATTTGTTTTGGAATACATGCTCTTATATGTATTGGAATTCAGTATTTTATAGTGATTTTGTAAGTTTGGATTCAAGCACTAGCTAAAATACTCACCCAGTGGAAGAAATATTTGTGGTCCTGATTATGTGGGCTCAGGTCTAGATGTATAGATAGTCATAATCATTAAGGAGGGAAAGACTTTAGGAGCCTAGTTTTAACATTTTCAGAATCTTAGCATTTATCTTATTAGCATATGAACTTGTTATATCAGTGACAACACAATCTTCATCCATTTTGCAACTTGAATTCAGTTTCTGGCAGCCACAAATGCAAGTAAGTgtttcatcatttttaaaatacctgtTGTACATGCCATTCAGACCTGTAATTTTAACACTGccgtttaagactgctttaactgccctgggtcaatgctagggaattctgggaactgtagctttgtgagacatttacccttctctgtcagagagctctggtgccacaatgaaataTAACTCCAATGATTCCCCaacactgatccagggcagttaaagcagtctcaaactggatcatttctgcagtgtgtttttggactatagtgATACTGTAATCTTTAGGACAATTTCAGCCTATGGGGCTCCTGTGCCATCTCATAAAAAAcctaataaaatatttaggacATTCTTATGTCCTAAATACACAATGCACTCTGAATGTTTTTAAAGACCTGGTTTTCCATCATCTCTCTCCCCCCACACTGACACATCTTTCTCCATgttaaaagggttttttaaagtgCAAAGGTTCA
The nucleotide sequence above comes from Sceloporus undulatus isolate JIND9_A2432 ecotype Alabama unplaced genomic scaffold, SceUnd_v1.1 scaffold_12, whole genome shotgun sequence. Encoded proteins:
- the LOC121917179 gene encoding SH2 domain-containing protein 1B-like isoform X2; translated protein: MELQYYHGNITKEHCEELLSKNKNNGCFLIRDSESIPGAFCLCVFYEEFIYTYRIFRKHNGHFMIQTSEGAQKQDFRTLKDLIATFEKPNQGLVINLRYPVNRSTSSQQPQNVYADGEDYINFGKRS
- the LOC121917179 gene encoding SH2 domain-containing protein 1B-like isoform X1 produces the protein MELQYYHGNITKEHCEELLSKNKNNGCFLIRDSESIPGAFCLCVFYEEFIYTYRIFRKHNGHFMIQTSEGAQKQDFRTLKDLIATFEKPNQGLVINLRYPVNRSTSSQQPQNVYADGEDYINFEAEGSDYVDVLPDS